In one Lysobacter alkalisoli genomic region, the following are encoded:
- a CDS encoding SDR family NAD(P)-dependent oxidoreductase: MQLDSSLAIVTGGVSGLGLAVAKHLVARGGKVALFDVNDEKGAAAVAELGEANARYFKTDVTSEDGVTANVEAAREFLGGLNTLVNCAGILGPGRVLGREAPMPLANFQSTVMVNLVGSFNVAKAAANLMQHNEAGSDGERGVIVNTASVAAYEGQIGQAAYSASKGGVVGMTLPMARELSRFGIRVMTIAPGVFWTPMVDGMPESVQQSLAASIPFPSRLGKPEEFADLVAYILGNTYLNGETIRLDGATRLAPK, encoded by the coding sequence ATGCAGCTTGATTCCTCCCTGGCCATCGTCACCGGTGGCGTTTCCGGCCTTGGCCTGGCCGTCGCCAAACACCTCGTCGCCCGTGGCGGCAAGGTCGCGCTGTTCGACGTCAACGACGAGAAGGGCGCCGCCGCGGTAGCCGAACTGGGCGAGGCGAACGCCCGCTACTTCAAGACCGACGTGACCAGCGAGGATGGCGTGACCGCCAATGTCGAGGCCGCGCGCGAGTTCCTTGGCGGGCTCAACACGCTGGTCAACTGCGCCGGCATCCTCGGCCCCGGCCGCGTGCTCGGACGCGAGGCGCCGATGCCGTTGGCCAACTTCCAGTCCACGGTCATGGTCAACCTGGTCGGCAGCTTCAACGTCGCCAAGGCCGCGGCCAACCTGATGCAGCACAACGAGGCCGGCAGCGACGGCGAGCGCGGAGTGATCGTCAACACCGCCTCGGTGGCCGCCTACGAGGGCCAGATCGGCCAGGCCGCGTACTCGGCCAGCAAGGGCGGCGTGGTCGGCATGACCCTGCCGATGGCGCGCGAGCTGTCGCGCTTCGGCATCCGGGTGATGACGATCGCGCCGGGCGTGTTCTGGACGCCGATGGTCGACGGCATGCCCGAGAGCGTGCAGCAGTCGCTGGCCGCCTCGATCCCGTTCCCGTCGCGGCTGGGCAAGCCGGAGGAGTTCGCCGACCTGGTCGCCTACATCCTCGGCAACACCTACCTCAACGGCGAGACGATCCGGCTGGATGGCGCGACCCGGCTGGCGCCGAAGTAA
- the yeiP gene encoding elongation factor P-like protein YeiP, which yields MKASDIKKGNVVEHNNGVYQIRNIERSSPQGRGGNVRFRFTMYSVPGGNKLDASFDADDDLKEVELARRQATYSYKDGDTFVFLDDEDYSSYMLDADAIGDDAGYIIDDLSGCYVQLIDDQPVALQLPQTVAIEVVDTPPELKGGTATKRPKPARLATGIEIMVPEYVGNGERVLVNTTTGEFSGRAD from the coding sequence ATGAAAGCCAGCGACATCAAGAAAGGCAACGTCGTCGAACACAACAACGGCGTCTACCAGATCCGCAACATCGAGCGCAGCTCGCCGCAGGGCCGCGGCGGCAATGTCCGCTTCCGTTTCACCATGTACTCGGTGCCCGGCGGCAACAAGCTCGACGCCAGCTTCGACGCCGACGACGACCTGAAGGAAGTCGAGCTGGCCCGCCGCCAGGCGACCTATTCGTACAAGGACGGCGACACTTTCGTGTTCCTCGACGACGAGGACTACAGCTCGTACATGCTCGATGCCGATGCCATCGGCGACGACGCCGGCTACATCATCGACGACCTGTCGGGCTGCTACGTGCAGTTGATCGACGACCAGCCGGTGGCCCTGCAACTGCCGCAGACGGTGGCGATCGAAGTGGTCGACACCCCGCCGGAGCTGAAGGGCGGCACCGCCACCAAGCGGCCGAAGCCGGCCAGGCTGGCGACCGGGATCGAGATCATGGTTCCCGAGTACGTCGGCAACGGCGAGCGCGTACTGGTGAACACCACCACCGGCGAGTTCTCAGGCCGCGCGGATTGA